From the genome of Anaerolineae bacterium, one region includes:
- the rodA gene encoding rod shape-determining protein RodA, with translation MRKVNWRHFDLLLLLATALLVGYGVLMISSAVSDSPGLQELPRRQAVYAGIGAALMLGVTLIDYRHLRDFRYPMYFLALGLLMLVLAVGEESYGAQRWVNLRFFPIQPAEIAKILLVIFLAAYFDGRQEEITSFRTFVVSLLFVLPAVALIMAQPNLSTAVSLLVLWGVMAFVAGVRLRYLVGLLMAGVLASPALWALLADYQRQRILIFLNPSSDTMANYNVWQAMIGIGSGGLLGKGFAMGSQSQLRFLRVRWSDFIFAVIGEELGFIGVLILVALLLVVVLRLLRGAVRARDMMGQLIAVGVATLILFQSVVNIGMNIGMLPATGVPLPFVSSGGSSLIAFLMAEGLVQSVNLRRLKVEYPLASRVGGSIP, from the coding sequence ATGCGCAAGGTAAATTGGCGCCACTTTGACCTGCTGTTACTGCTGGCGACCGCTCTGCTGGTCGGGTACGGCGTGCTGATGATATCCAGCGCCGTGTCGGATTCGCCCGGCCTGCAAGAACTTCCGCGGCGCCAGGCGGTATATGCCGGCATCGGCGCGGCGCTGATGCTGGGAGTCACGCTCATTGACTACCGCCATCTGCGCGATTTCCGCTATCCGATGTACTTCCTGGCTCTGGGACTGCTGATGCTGGTGCTGGCGGTGGGCGAGGAGAGCTACGGTGCCCAGCGCTGGGTCAATCTGCGCTTCTTCCCCATCCAGCCGGCGGAAATCGCCAAGATACTGCTGGTCATCTTCCTGGCGGCGTACTTCGACGGCCGGCAGGAGGAGATCACCTCGTTCCGCACGTTTGTTGTGTCGCTGTTGTTTGTCCTGCCGGCGGTGGCGCTCATCATGGCCCAGCCCAACCTGAGCACGGCTGTTTCCCTGCTGGTGCTGTGGGGGGTGATGGCCTTCGTGGCCGGCGTGCGCCTGCGCTATCTGGTCGGACTGCTGATGGCCGGCGTGCTGGCCTCGCCGGCGCTGTGGGCGCTCCTGGCAGACTATCAGCGTCAGCGCATCCTCATCTTCCTGAATCCATCCAGCGACACCATGGCCAACTACAACGTGTGGCAGGCCATGATCGGTATCGGATCGGGGGGCCTGCTGGGCAAGGGGTTCGCCATGGGCAGTCAAAGCCAACTGCGCTTCCTGCGGGTGCGCTGGTCGGATTTCATCTTCGCGGTCATCGGCGAAGAGCTGGGCTTTATCGGGGTCCTGATCCTCGTGGCATTACTGCTGGTGGTAGTACTGCGGTTACTGCGCGGCGCCGTACGGGCGCGCGATATGATGGGGCAGTTGATCGCGGTGGGTGTGGCGACGCTCATCCTGTTTCAGAGCGTGGTGAATATCGGGATGAACATCGGGATGCTGCCGGCCACCGGCGTGCCGCTCCCCTTTGTCAGCAGTGGCGGCAGTTCGCTCATCGCTTTCCTGATGGCAGAGGGGCTGGTGCAGAGCGTCAACCTGCGCCGGCTGAAGGTCGAATATCCCCTGGCCAGCCGGGTCGGGGGTTCCATACCATAA
- the minE gene encoding cell division topological specificity factor MinE produces MGILDKLTGRREPSSRTVAKERLQLVLVQDRVQLSPHVLQALKDDLIDTISRYVDIDREAVEITISQNQRESWLVANIPLSRGRAGSRR; encoded by the coding sequence GCTGACAGGCCGCCGCGAACCTTCCAGCCGCACCGTGGCGAAAGAGCGGCTCCAACTGGTGCTGGTGCAGGACCGGGTACAGCTCTCGCCCCATGTGCTCCAGGCCCTGAAGGATGACCTGATTGACACCATCTCCCGCTACGTGGACATTGACCGGGAGGCAGTGGAGATCACCATTTCCCAGAATCAGCGAGAAAGCTGGCTGGTGGCGAATATCCCGCTGTCCCGCGGGCGCGCCGGCTCGCGCCGCTGA